The proteins below come from a single Miscanthus floridulus cultivar M001 chromosome 1, ASM1932011v1, whole genome shotgun sequence genomic window:
- the LOC136457793 gene encoding protein JINGUBANG-like, with protein sequence MKDSDGEGGAGGGVARSHPSNLPLPAPQSDRNLQFSGGTDDESSNRYSSSSATGGASPGYYSDYPSSFSGECSPYNMSPWNQTMASPWSHHSEASAAGLGGGPPTMAPGTSLISSLVREEGHIYSLAAKGDTLYTGSDSKNIRVWRKQKDSGGFKSSSGLVKAIVISGERIFTGHQDGKIRVWKVSPKNGMHKRVGSLPRLRDFLRGSLNPSNYVEVRKNRSALWIRHSDAVSCLSPTDPAQGFLYSGSWDRTFKVWRISDSKCLESVVAHDDNVNAIVAAFDGLVFTGSADGTVKVWRREQQGKGTKHTAVQTLLKQEHAVNALAVSAIAPVLYCGSSDGLVNFWEGERHLVHGGVLRGHKKAVFCLAAAGALLLSGSADNTIFVWWRDGGVHACLSVLTGHTEPIRCIAVVEDNGENGSESNAGGASAAGGRSSAASRWIVYTGSLDKSIKVWRVTDEAPDPLLLGAGDVPQIFDRYPGDAFGASASTTSFR encoded by the coding sequence ATGAAAGACAGCGACGGCGAGGGCGGCGCCGGCGGTGGCGTCGCCCGCTCGCACCCGTCCAACCTCCCACTGCCTGCTCCACAGTCCGACCGGAACCTCCAGTTCTCCGGTGGGACGGACGATGAGTCGTCGAACCGGTACAGCAGCTCCTCTGCCACCGGCGGCGCGAGCCCCGGGTACTACTCCGACTACCCGTCCAGCTTCAGCGGCGAGTGCTCGCCGTACAACATGTCCCCCTGGAACCAGACCATGGCGTCCCCCTGGTCGCACCACAGCGAGGCGTCCGCCGCCGGGCTCGGAGGAGGCCCGCCCACGATGGCGCCCGGGACGAGCCTCATCAGCTCGCTGGTGAGGGAGGAAGGCCACATCTACTCGCTCGCCGCCAAGGGCGACACGCTGTACACCGGCTCGGACAGCAAGAACATCCGCGTGTGGCGCAAGCAGAAGGACTCCGGAGGGTTCAAGTCCTCGAGCGGCCTCGTGAAGGCGATCGTCATCTCCGGCGAGCGCATCTTCACGGGCCACCAGGACGGCAAGATCAGGGTGTGGAAGGTGTCGCCCAAGAACGGCATGCACAAGCGCGTGGGCAGCCTGCCCCGGCTGCGCGACTTCCTGCGCGGCTCGCTGAACCCGTCCAACTACGTGGAGGTGCGCAAGAACCGGTCGGCGCTGTGGATCCGGCACAGCGACGCCGTGTCGTGCCTGAGCCCGACGGACCCGGCGCAGGGGTTCCTCTACTCCGGGTCCTGGGACCGCACCTTCAAGGTGTGGCGCATCAGCGACTCCAAGTGCCTCGAGTCGGTGGTGGCGCACGACGACAACGTGAACGCCATCGTGGCGGCGTTCGACGGGCTGGTGTTCACGGGCTCGGCGGACGGCACCGTCAAGGTGTGGCGGCGCGAGCAGCAGGGGAAGGGCACCAAGCACACGGCCGTGCAGACACTGCTGAAGCAGGAGCACGCGGTGAACGCGCTCGCCGTCAGCGCCATCGCGCCCGTGCTCTACTGCGGCTCCTCCGACGGGCTGGTCAACTTCTGGGAGGGCGAGCGCCACCTCGTCCACGGCGGCGTGCTGCGCGGGCACAAGAAGGCCGTGTtctgcctcgccgccgccggcgcgctcCTGCTCAGCGGCTCCGCCGACAACACCATCTTCGTGTGGTGGCGCGACGGCGGGGTGCACGCGTGCCTCTCGGTCCTCACGGGCCACACCGAGCCCATCAGGTGCATCGCAGTCGTCGAGGACAACGGCGAGAACGGCAGCGAATCCAACGCTGGCGGCGCCTCCGCCGCCGGAGGGAGGTCATCAGCGGCGTCACGGTGGATAGTGTACACCGGCAGCCTCGACAAGTCGATCAAGGTGTGGCGCGTGACCGACGAGGCGCCGGACCCGCTGCTCCTCGGCGCCGGCGACGTGCCCCAGATATTCGATCGGTATCCCGGCGACGCCTTCGGGGCTAGCGCCTCCACGACGTCGTTCCGCTAA